The Gasterosteus aculeatus chromosome 17, fGasAcu3.hap1.1, whole genome shotgun sequence genome includes a window with the following:
- the rplp0 gene encoding large ribosomal subunit protein uL10, whose product MPREDRASWKSNYFIKIIQLLDDYPKCFIVGADNVGSKQMQTIRLSLRGKAVVLMGKNTMMRKAIRGHLENNAALEKLLPHIKGNVGFVFTKEDLAEVRDMLLNNKVPAAARAGAIAPCHVTVPAQNTGLGPEKTSFFQALGITTKISKGTIEILSDVGLIKTGDKVGASEATLLNMLNISPFSYGLNIQQVYDNGSVYSPEVLDITEASLHAKFLEGVRNIASVCLEIGYPTLASVPHSVINGYKRVLAVAVETDYSFPLADKVKAFLADPSAFAAVAAPVAAAAAVTSAAPAAKEAVKEESEESDDDMGFGLFD is encoded by the exons ATGCCCAGGGAAGACAGGGCCTCGTGGAAGTCcaactattttataaaaataatc CAACTTTTGGATGACTATCCAAAATGCTTCATTGTGGGCGCAGACAACGTGGGCTCCAAGCAGATGCAGACCATCCGCCTGTCTCTGCGTGGGAAGGCTGTGGTGCTGATGGGTAAAAACACCATGATGCGCAAAGCCATTCGCGGCCACCTGGAGAACAATGCTGCCCTGGAGAA GCTTCTGCCTCACATTAAAGGAAACGTGGGCTTTGTCTTCACAAAGGAGGATCTGGCTGAGGTCCGGGACATGCTGTTGAACAACAAG GTACCTGCAGCTGCCCGTGCTGGAGCAATCGCCCCATGTCATGTGACTGTGCCAGCCCAGAACACCGGTCTGGGTCCAGAGAAGACCTCTTTCTTCCAGGCTCTGGGTATCACCACAAAGATCTCTAAGGGAACCATTGAAATCTTG AGTGATGTCGGTCTGATCAAGACTGGCGACAAGGTTGGTGCCAGCGAGGCCACGCTCCTCAACATGCTGAACATCTCACCGTTCTCCTACGGACTCAACATCCAGCAGGTGTATGACAATGGCAGTGTTTACAGTCCTGAGGTGCTCGACATCACAGAGGCTTCTCTGCATGCAAAGTTCCTGGAG gGTGTGAGGAACATCGCTAGCGTTTGTCTGGAGATTGGCTACCCCACTCTGGCATCTGTCCCTCACTCCGTCATCAATGGCTACAAGAGAGTTCTGGCTGTTGCTGTTGAGACGGATTACTCCTTCCCCCTGGCAGACAAG GTCAAGGCCTTCCTGGCAGACCCGTCCGCTTTTGCTGCTGTCGCAGCCCCtgtagcagctgcagcagcggtgacttctgcagctccagctgctAAGGAAGCGGTTAAGGAGGAGTCTGAGGAATCAGATGACGATATGGGCTTTGGTCTCTTCGACTAA
- the r3hcc1 gene encoding R3H and coiled-coil domain-containing protein 1 — protein MAFPCFDGVYLPKEEAAFLHQVNDELVTYQQENGDHRSVLLFPPLPSRLRYLIHRTLEDLPGLTTFSVGGSWCRRVVVCHSEIRRVDEQADDWESHDSLCEQPLRNREETGGDNAKPKSSISSRGRGPKRPDKPLYMPRAARERLSLQSSQDPSGEHGLPGPASSSFISTSCDSSFCTETAEKTSTTSRQECPLSVAEGISHHAGDSSAICPQEEEEKLLTVDEDEPLVWQKTMSSFNDMTLEEDETGKEDECTDSDDVTEEIKTHLKELETISIQHVQNDYSMYESVFIIPDKLCHVIEIYHFPPTFKTDDLLDAFADYSDGGMKIEWVDDTHALGVFSNETAAIQALSICHPLLKARALNEGSKKAKGKAVRRAEFIQPVKERPRTDCAVARRMVTRALGMQGRGRRGQRY, from the exons ATGGCCTTTCCTTGTTTCGATGGCGTTTATCTTCCGAAGGAAGAAGCTGCATTTCTTCATCAAGTCAATGATGAGCTGGTAACATACCAGCAGGAAAACGGCGACCACAGGAG TGTGCTCCTGTTCCCTCCTCTACCGAGCAGACTGCGATACCTGATCCACAGGACCCTGGAGGACCTGCCGGGGCTCACCACCTTCTCAGTAGGGGGCAGCTGGTGCCGAAGGGTGGTGGTCTGCCACTCTGAGATAAG GCGTGTGGATGAGCAAGCCGATGATTGGGAGAGCCACGACAGCCTGTGTGAACAGCCCCTAAGAAACCGGGAGGAGACGGGTGGCGACAACGCCAAGCCCAAATCTTCTATCTCATCGCGAGGCCGAGGACCTAAGAGGCCGGACAAACCCCTCTACATGCCACGAGCCGCTCGGGAGAGACTCTCCTTACAGAGCTCACAAGACCCGTCGGGAGAGCATGGGTTGCCCGGTCCAGCCTCAAGTAGCTTCATTAGCACTTCGTGTGACTCTTCTTTCTGTACCGAAACGGCAGAAAAAACCTCAACCACATCCAGACAGGAGTGTCCCCTCAGTGTAGCGGAGGGCATCTCCCACCATGCTGGTGACAGTTCAGCAATCTGTCctcaggaagaggaagaaaagctgCTGACTGTGGATGAAGATGAGCCCCTAGTCTGGCAGAAGACAATGTCCTCCTTCAATGACATGACTCTGGAGGAAGATGAGACGGGCAAGGAGGACGAATGCACGGACTCAGACGATGTAACTGAAGAG ATCAAGACACATCTAAAAGAACTGGAGACCATTTCCATTCAGCATGTTCAGAATGACTACTCCATGTATGAGAGTGTTTTCATCATCCCGGACAAGCTTTGCCACGTGATCGAGATCTATCACTTTCCCCCGACTTTCAAAACCGATGACCTCTTGGATGCTTTCGCAGACTACAG TGATGGTGGAATGAAGATTGAGTGGGTTGACGACACGCATGCCCTGGGGGTTTTCTCCAATGAGACGGCAG CCATCCAGGCGCTCTCCATTTGCCATCCATTGCTGAAGGCCAGAGCGTTGAATGAAGGGAGTAAAAAAGCCAAAGGGAAGGCCGTCAGACGAGCAG AATTTATCCAGCCAGTAAAGGAGCGTCCTCGGACCGACTGTGCTGTTGCCAGGCGGATGGTGACCAGAGCGCTTGGGATGCAGGGACGAGGCCGAAGAGGGCAGCGATATTGA
- the LOC120835271 gene encoding large ribosomal subunit protein uL10, producing MQTIRLSLRGKAVVLMGKNTMMRKAIRGHLENNAALEKLLPHIKGNVGLVFTKEDLAEVRDMLLNNKVPAAFMLEQTPLVM from the exons ATGCAGACCATCCGCCTGTCTCTGCGTGGGAAGGCTGTGGTGCTGATGGGTAAAAACACCATGATGCGCAAAGCCATTCGCGGCCACCTGGAGAACAATGCTGCCCTGGAGAA GCTTCTGCCTCACATTAAAGGAAACGTGGGTCTTGTCTTCACAAAGGAGGATCTGGCTGAGGTCCGGGACATGCTGTTGAACAACAAG GTACCTGCAGCTTTCATGCTAGAGCAAACTCCACTTGTCATGTGA
- the LOC120835742 gene encoding uncharacterized protein LOC120835742 translates to MGKPTVGLPPEIWIHVLRHLSPADRFSVRASCKYFKHLVDQRTLWRDWSVVLGFQRGAYNSRFWATLRRRGVAGVVMRGTKAKDWKQLALFLPSLTTVVGIFEETIWVIHSILNCLPKLKHLSLSIVQRLFAFSNISGPKPGPVGGAGSPVLSSLELIHCIDHSLPEDVMRLMPGLKTLAVYYRCSNQETTEGCPSPDRHPLNTWLSDLPQLSTLVIAKGPPVKNYVSSIPATVTNLTLCAVGLSSEDMAAVAVQVPNLLHLHLDPWPSHLGARTAQIPHLFPKLKSLKLRHEHVPERDFLHIHQLQDLGYLEILDSSPQLSKLAGKLQALTDYRLQVTTSPRRRDVFSCHCACQVY, encoded by the exons ATGGGAAAGCCGACTGTGGGACTTCCGCCAGAGATCTGGATCCACGTTTTGAGGCATCTGTCCCCGGCGGACCGGTTTAGTGTGCGGGCGTCCTGCAAGTACTTCAAACATCTTGTTGACCAAAGAACCCTTTGGAGAGACTGGTCAGTAGTTCTGGGTTTCCAACGCGGGGCTTACAACAGTCGATTCTGGGCCACTCTCCGCCGCAGAGGAGTCGCCGGTGTGGTGATGAGGGGCACCAAAGCCAAGGACTGGAAACAACTCGCCCTGTTCCTTCCTTCTCTCACCACAGTG GTGGGCATCTTTGAAGAAACCATCTGGGTGATTCACTCGATACTGAACTGCCTGCCAAAGTTGAAGCATCTCTCTTTGTCCATTGTGCAAAGACTCTTCGCCTTTTCCAATATTTCAGGACCCAAACCCGGCCCTGTAGGAGGAGCTGGTTCCCCAGTCTTGTCCAGTTTGGAGCTTATCCACTGCATAGATCATTCATTACCAGAAGATGTAATGAGGCTGATGCCTGGCCTTAAGACTCTTGCTGTTTACTACAGGTGCTCAAATCAGGAGACGACAGAAGGATGTCCATCACCTGATCGCCATCCACTGAACACATGGCTGAGCGACCTCCCTCAACTGTCCACCCTGGTCATTGCCAAGGGCCCACCTGTGAAGAATTACGTCTCCTCCATTCCAGCAACAGTGACCAATCTTACACTGTGTGCTGTAGGATTGTCCTCAGAGGACATGGCAGCTGTAGCAGTGCAGGTCCCAAATCTCCTGCACCTTCACCTAGACCCCTGGCCCTCACATTTGGGAGCTCGCACAGCTCAAATCCCACATCTTTTTCCGAAGCTCAAAAGCCTTAAACTCCGCCATGAACATGTACCAGAAAGAGATTTCTTACATATTCACCAGCTGCAGGATTTGGGATATTTGGAGATTCTGGATAGCAGCCCGCAACTCTCTAAGCTGGCTGGGAAGCTCCAAGCGCTCACAGACTACAGACTTCAGGTCACAACGTCTCCTCGCAGGAGAGATGTGTTTTCATGTCATTGTGCTTGTCAGGTGTATTGA
- the LOC120835743 gene encoding golgin subfamily A member 7, which translates to MRSSNRKASTMAETHSLQDLRQPAVSSKVFVQRDYNSGTISKFQTKFPSELESRLDKQQFEETIQTLNNLYAEAEKLGGKSYLEGCLACLTAYTIFLCMETHYEKVLKKISRYIKDQNEKIYAPRGLLLTDPIERGLRVVEITIFEDRSIGSGR; encoded by the exons ATGCGCAGCAGTAACAGAAAAGCGTCCACTATGGCTGAG ACCCACAGTTTGCAGGACCTCCGGCAGCCAGCTGTCTCCTCCAAGGTGTTTGTCCAGAGAGACTACAACTCAGGGACAATCTCCAAATTCCAGACCAAGTTTCCCTCTGAGCTTGAGTCGAGG CTTGATAAGCAGCAGTTTGAGGAAACAATCCAGACTCTCAACAACTTGTATGCAGAGGCAGAGAAACTAGGGGGGAAGTCTTATTTGGAGGGCTGCCTGGCTTGTCTAACTGCCTATACAATATTTCTCTGTATGGAAACGCATTATGAGAAG gtgttAAAGAAGATTTCTAGGTACATTAAGGACCAGAATGAGAAGATATACGCTCCCAGGGGCTTGCTGTTGACCGACCCCATAGAGCGAGGCCTCAGAGTC GTTGAAATTACCATCTTTGAAGACAGAAGTATTGGTTCAGGAAGATAA